A stretch of Cellulosilyticum sp. I15G10I2 DNA encodes these proteins:
- a CDS encoding NAD(P)/FAD-dependent oxidoreductase → MRDVIVVGGGASGMIASIIAARHGAQVLLLERLDRIGKKILVTGNGRCNLSNTQIENTKYHTSSTEDFSYPLKYVNYEIIRSFFEELGVLPLVEGDKVYPSSEQASSVLEVLRMELTRLQVEIQTDTKVIDAFSKKDRWYIVCENNITYHAPKVIFATGGMANISFGCDQLGYNILKKLGHTISPTFPTLVHVLSSSSYCKMMKGTKIKCQASAYVENKPIREEYGEVLFTEDGLSGPAIFQLSRIAAKAKLEGKKASVVLDLLPNLSHDDMISMIYSRIALRPERTLEELFIGWIHKRIIIPIIKYSKVESMHIKSEDLEHDSIEKLAKAIKAFVFEINGTRGYKYAQATAGGVVLSEVDLTTMASKKAKGIYITGEVLDLDGDCGGYNLQWAWSTGYLAGLSASNEGRKDHD, encoded by the coding sequence ATGAGGGATGTTATAGTAGTTGGCGGCGGGGCATCGGGCATGATTGCAAGTATTATTGCTGCTAGACATGGGGCACAGGTCCTACTTTTAGAACGGTTAGACAGAATAGGAAAAAAAATTTTGGTAACGGGTAATGGCAGATGTAATCTTTCTAATACACAAATAGAAAATACAAAATACCATACAAGTTCAACGGAAGATTTTTCTTATCCTTTAAAATATGTCAATTATGAAATAATTAGAAGTTTTTTTGAAGAACTTGGGGTATTACCATTAGTAGAAGGGGATAAAGTATACCCTTCTTCTGAACAAGCCTCAAGTGTACTTGAAGTGCTTAGAATGGAACTCACACGATTACAAGTAGAAATCCAAACAGATACAAAAGTAATTGATGCTTTCTCTAAAAAAGATAGATGGTATATTGTATGTGAAAATAATATTACATATCATGCGCCTAAAGTTATTTTTGCAACAGGAGGTATGGCAAATATAAGCTTTGGATGTGACCAACTTGGGTATAATATACTTAAAAAACTAGGACATACTATCTCACCCACGTTTCCCACATTAGTTCACGTACTTTCATCTTCAAGTTATTGCAAAATGATGAAGGGGACAAAAATTAAATGTCAAGCCAGTGCTTATGTAGAAAATAAGCCTATAAGAGAAGAATACGGAGAGGTATTATTTACTGAAGACGGATTATCAGGACCAGCTATTTTTCAGCTTAGCCGTATTGCTGCTAAGGCAAAACTAGAAGGTAAAAAAGCGTCTGTTGTATTAGACTTATTACCTAATCTAAGCCATGATGATATGATAAGTATGATATATAGCAGAATTGCTCTAAGACCTGAGCGGACATTAGAAGAACTTTTTATTGGATGGATTCATAAGAGAATTATTATTCCGATTATTAAGTATTCTAAAGTAGAGTCAATGCATATCAAGTCAGAGGATTTAGAGCATGATAGTATTGAAAAGCTTGCAAAGGCCATAAAGGCATTTGTATTTGAAATAAATGGCACAAGAGGCTATAAATATGCGCAAGCTACAGCTGGAGGGGTTGTATTAAGTGAGGTAGATCTTACAACAATGGCCTCCAAGAAAGCAAAAGGGATCTATATTACAGGAGAAGTATTGGATCTAGATGGAGATTGCGGAGGTTATAATTTGCAGTGGGCATGGTCTACGGGTTATTTAGCAGGACTCAGTGCAAGTAATGAAGGGAGGAAAGACCATGATTAG
- a CDS encoding NAD(P)/FAD-dependent oxidoreductase, which translates to MIRVQDIKLSLDEDATQLIAKIAKKLRIKPDEITSYTVFKEAVDARKKEEIKLVYTVDIQTLKEAEVLAKFPQLKAPDKTYYMPQKGNMLLTNRPVIVGSGPCGLFAALILAQAGFRPIVLERGKSVEKRVEDVDLFWKTGKLDPSSNVQFGEGGAGTFSDGKLTTQIKNIRSHKVLEELVQAGAPSQILYKNKPHVGTDILREVVKNLRHTIISLGGEVRFESQVTQMVLKDGHITGVEINHKDYLSTDICVLAIGHSARDTFEMLYKSDMKMEQKSFAMGMRIEHLQDWINEAQYGRFKDHPKLGAADYKLVHHAKNGRTVYSFCMCPGGYVIASASEEGMVVTNGMSHYKRNAQNANSAILVNVGPKDYPSDHPLAGMMLQRDFEKLAYEMGDNTYYAPAQLVGDFLNNQASHTLGTVKPTYTPGIKLTNMREKLPNFMAEAIDEAIRAFGGKIKGFDHNEALFTGFETRTSSPVRLLRDPMYQSNITGVYPAGEGAGYAGGIISAAVDGIEVAEAIIKVYGGIQVNV; encoded by the coding sequence ATGATTAGGGTCCAAGATATTAAATTATCATTAGATGAAGATGCTACGCAGCTTATTGCTAAAATAGCAAAAAAGCTAAGAATAAAGCCTGATGAGATAACAAGCTATACGGTATTTAAAGAAGCAGTGGATGCTAGAAAAAAAGAAGAAATTAAACTTGTCTATACGGTGGATATACAGACCTTAAAAGAAGCTGAGGTTTTAGCTAAATTCCCTCAGCTAAAAGCACCAGATAAAACTTATTATATGCCGCAAAAAGGCAATATGCTATTGACTAACAGGCCTGTTATTGTTGGAAGCGGACCTTGTGGCTTGTTTGCAGCACTCATTTTAGCCCAAGCAGGATTTAGGCCTATCGTTCTCGAGCGAGGTAAATCGGTAGAAAAAAGAGTAGAAGATGTGGATCTGTTTTGGAAGACTGGCAAGTTAGATCCCTCTTCTAATGTACAGTTTGGAGAAGGCGGCGCGGGGACTTTCTCAGATGGCAAACTAACAACACAAATAAAAAACATAAGGTCTCATAAAGTTTTAGAAGAACTGGTACAAGCTGGAGCGCCCTCACAAATTCTGTATAAAAACAAACCACATGTAGGCACTGATATTTTAAGAGAAGTGGTTAAAAATCTGCGTCATACTATTATTAGTCTTGGAGGAGAAGTTAGATTTGAAAGTCAAGTAACACAGATGGTACTTAAAGACGGACATATTACAGGTGTAGAGATTAATCACAAAGATTATTTAAGTACAGATATTTGTGTGCTTGCAATAGGGCATAGTGCAAGAGATACCTTTGAAATGCTTTATAAAAGTGATATGAAAATGGAGCAAAAATCTTTTGCAATGGGTATGCGTATAGAACATTTGCAAGACTGGATTAATGAAGCGCAGTATGGGAGGTTTAAAGATCATCCGAAGCTCGGGGCAGCAGATTATAAACTTGTACACCATGCTAAAAATGGCAGGACAGTTTATAGCTTTTGTATGTGTCCAGGGGGATATGTGATTGCATCTGCTTCTGAGGAGGGGATGGTAGTCACCAATGGTATGAGTCACTATAAACGAAATGCTCAAAATGCAAACAGTGCTATATTAGTCAATGTAGGTCCTAAAGATTATCCGAGCGATCATCCACTAGCTGGTATGATGCTACAAAGAGATTTCGAAAAGCTGGCTTATGAAATGGGGGATAATACTTATTACGCACCAGCGCAGCTAGTAGGAGATTTTCTAAACAATCAAGCAAGTCATACTTTGGGTACTGTTAAACCTACTTATACACCAGGTATCAAACTTACAAACATGAGAGAAAAACTTCCAAACTTTATGGCAGAGGCAATAGATGAGGCGATTAGAGCTTTTGGGGGGAAAATAAAGGGGTTTGACCATAATGAGGCACTTTTCACAGGATTTGAAACAAGAACGTCTTCACCGGTACGTTTATTAAGAGATCCCATGTATCAAAGTAATATAACAGGGGTATATCCCGCGGGAGAAGGTGCCGGTTATGCTGGAGGCATTATATCTGCAGCAGTAGACGGGATAGAAGTAGCTGAGGCTATTATTAAGGTATACGGGGGGATTCAAGTAAATGTATAG